The nucleotide sequence ctgaggatatCAGGGAGATGAAGCGACTAAGGGCAGATGATCCCATCACATGGAGTGTGAATAAGCTGGCTGAAAAGTTTGGCTGCTCGCCTGTTTTCGTCAAGATGGCTGCTCCTGCGCCCAAGTCATATCTTGAGGGTCTTAAGCGCAAGCAGGAGAGAAGGGAATCACGATGGGGTGCTATTCGAACCGCCGCAAGAGAGGACCGCAAGAGGAGGACAGACATGCTGTACCGTGGCGAGTTGTAAGGAGTTTATTCTTCGATGTGTCGGTGTGGCAGTCTATCAGACTTGTACAAACATGGAAAATCGTCTGAGTTGATGTAGGATTATGGTCATGGAGAATAAAGTGAAATGCGAATAGCATTGATTCCGGCCCAACGAGAGGGCAAAAATCTGTATAATTGCCAAATACCAAAAACCCCTCGAATACAACGGCCTCTTGTATTTTTGACCCTTGTCTCCCTATCTCGTGTATCATGAATGGCGTATGCCCGTTGAGTTTATGACATTCAATGCCCAGCAATTCTCCAATTGTGTCCCATATGTACCCCTTGTTCCCAGATAGCAAGCAATTAAAGCTAATCCAAGAGGTCGATACACCTATATACGAACATTCGTAAAACCAACCAATAAAAACTATACGAAGCAACTTTTGTTTTAATCCAACTTCATCTCAGTCGATCTAGTAGTCGACGTCGATGTGCGGCGGCTTCCTCCAGCacttgaagacgaggaagacggtGGCTCATTCAAGAGATCCTTTTCACCAGGAATCACACGGTTACACCAACCGCACCACGAACGACGTTCTCCTCTAACCTCTCGGCCGAGGATACGACTACCGCTGGTGCGCTCATCATCCCACTCAGGGACACAATGTCCAACACGCACCATGCGAACACGTTTGCGCttcacaacaccaccaatACCCTCGATCTCATGACGAAGGTATCCAGGGCCAAGGGACGGCGATGGTGTGCGCTCATGTGTAAGACGGAGCTGGTCGATGAGTGCGTCAACCGGAGCTTGTTGCGGAGCCGGAGTCGGAGCCACATTGCCGTCCCGGGCGTCCTCGGCGTCGCAATCTACCTGATGCTCGACTTCTTTGGCGGCACAGCAATCTTCTTCGCGGCCACATACGACGCCACGAACGCCCTCGCCAATGCCTGTTCCAAGACCGCCGAGGACCTCACCGTACTGGTTTCGCCAGCGCCATATACTAAGCCCATCGGTCAGTAAGAGAGCAAGGTTACTTGAAATATTAATACACACCGCTGATAGTCATGATCTGCGGCACGAATGCTTCGCCCACATGGTTGGCATAGCCAAACGCCCTCGTCGGCGCACTTACAAACGTCTCGCGACACCAACTCAGATGACAGTGGTACATCTGAATCTACTGGCGCCTTGATAAGAGTGGCTATAGGTGCGTGAACACAAGGTTTGCAGAGTCTCCTGTGCCTCTCCTTGAGGGCGACGGAAGCCGGTGGCTTGATGGCGCAGTTCTGCAGAGTAGGTCAGTAACACGCGATTGGGCCAAAACTCGGCAGCTCGCAGATCGCTGTACATACCCGGCATATCACATCGCCGCATCGACGGCACTTGCCAACCATATCGCGAGCGCAGTCGCCTGATTTTCCATTGTAACTGCGCCCGTCTTCCATGTAGAACCAATTACCAGCGCGAGCGCGGTAGCGAAAGGTTTCGGAGCCATCAACGGGGACTTCTTCGTTTTGGCAGTGGAGGGTAGAGTTGATCAGAGTAGTACGGTACTGAATGAggccatgatggatgagTCGACAGGTACGCGAAAGAGCATCGAGGGTATTAAGGTCGATGGAAGCTGCAATGGCTTCGACAACACTATTTGGAGGGTTAGTGGGAGTTGTCATGACATGTCGAATTCGGTGTTAAACGAAGCACCAGATATCATGATGAAGGTCAACAGCTTCGACCACGAATCACTCAACGAAATTGGACAGAAAATTGATTGAGCAACGGATCGCACTCACGGATAACACTGAAAGGCGTTGGTAATAGGCGCCTGAAAGGTAGAAGAGTCCATGGTGCCTAGTGGCTCTGGGTTATACAAAGAATGAGGCCAAGGTCCATTCCGGCTGTTGGCAGACAACAACTGGAGTTTcctaagaagaagaagatgctgaTCTTTTTGAGAAAGCTCACTCTGCTGGGGGTCGTCATGATGAAAAGGACCAGGAGGCGGAATAGGCGGCACGACCTCATGATGAGGTGCAGAAGCGGCACGAGGATCGTTGACGGTAAAGCCGCCAGGGCCCGCTCcaacatcctcgtcctcctccaaaTCCACAAAACGCGCCATGGCTTGTTTTGGGGgtgtttcttttgtttcttttacTAGTGACTTGCGTCTTGGCACAGTAGGTACAGTGTGAGCCCACGATCCCCAGGATCTGATAAGCAGAGGGGATAGGATGGGATGGGTAGGGGGGCTCGAGTCGGTAAGAGGGGGGTCCGAGAATGATAGAACCGGATGTCGAAGGCCGGAAGAGGGCCCGTGATGCGGAACTTTGACTGATCGGGGCTAGACACGGCAGAGAAAGGTATGCAGGaagatagagagagagatcgAGAGTAGGTATGAAAAGAGAAGGTGATGTTTAGTTACAGAATAGGACTAATGATATCTGCAGGGGGAATGAACTGGAACTAGAATTGGAACTGGGGCTATGATGAGTGAGAAAGAAGTGGGTTATGTTATGTTATCAATGTCACCAACGGAGGCCGGGAGTTGATGAAGCGGGGAGACGGAGCGGGACGAAAGAATCACGGAGGTAGAAAGGAAGAGTGAGTTATGATATGAGCTTAGAAGCAGCCATTGAAGCTACAGAACAGAGTCGTTCTCAGTGGATCTGCGTAGAAAGACTGTGagtgagattgaggagatggagtggaatgtgagtgagtgagcaaacgaatgagtgagtgaatggTGGCAGTGAGATCGATTGCATCAATGAGATTCGTCAATGATGCGTCAGTCACTTGATGCCAGCCACAGCTCGACCCAGACTCGAATCAAGTTAGATAACGACCACTAGTATGTCTACGGTAAAGTCCAGGACCAATTCCTGAAGCTTGTCAGAATTGCCAAGAATAGCATAAACCCTCGAGTTCAAGAGCCCGATTCAAACCTATCATGGAAGCGAGTCTTGTCGTGTCTCGTCTGCCCCTCTTTGTTCCCGAGAGCTCAAGTGGATCTAGTGCTGTCAACTTTTTTAACATCCATGTACATTGTACAGACAATGCGTATATGGATAATCCGGCGGTGACGGCTATGTCGTGCTCGAGCTGCAATGTAATACTATTACACCGAATAAACAAAACAGTACAAAAATACCACTTTCTCCTTTACGGGCTTGTGCAATGTCACGAGGATACCCCacgtgttttttttttttttacccgTCATGAGACGAGAAGAATTCACTTGTTTGCATCATGCCAATCATGCAGGGGGTTCACCGTTCAGTTCCCAACAACGCATCTCGTTACGTACAACAACGCTGTATTCTAGAAAAAATGCCCAGGTCTAGCTTGGATTGCATCGCAATGTGCGAGCAGAAAATTGCGACACGGCTGTTTAGATCGTTCCGGTGTCGGGGCCCATGACAATctcatcttatcaatctAATCTCTCTTGCAGCCTACCCCATACCATCATGACTTAGAGACCTATTAGGAATAGTTGGGCGGAGTTGTTTGACAAATAGATATTCTGAAAAACAGGGGACTAGTTCTTTTTTCGATCTGAGTTATTTCTTTTGCATTGTGCGTGTAAATGGAAGGATACGGCGTCATATACCCCGAATAAAGGAAGTGTGCCAATTTCTCTACGTGCAATTACCTTATTAGTACACCATTCTCATAGCATTGTTTTCACTCATTCAGTGTTGAAACTTCTAAACATGGAAAATGCTGTCTTTtaaattagccttaatatatgCCCCCAAAAGCAAGAGTTGGAATTTCGAATGTCCGTTGATAGGTACTCACCAAGATATCATTGTAAACCTCAACCAACAGACTGTTGGAAATGGAGTTTTGTATGATCCATCCGCCAAGCAGTCCAACAGCCATGACATGACACTTTTCAAATCCCCAAACTTCTCTCAAGATAATATTTTGGAAACGAAAGATGAAGTGCCCCCCAGCGAGCAGGCTTCGGGCCATGGATGTACGAGGATCCAGAACATGTCTCAACATCTGGCGTCAGACAATGACCAGCTTATCAGAGACTATCTATCAAGCATAAAAACGGTATTTCCCAAATACCCTGAGTTTCTGAAGGTATCAAAACCGACAACGCCTTTACCAATGTTTCCATGATTCGAGGAGGATCAACCTGGGCTGCTACAACCGATGCAAATCATGTACCAGCATTTGATCAAGAAGCAATATTTCAAGTAGCTTGGGACAAACCGATGCAAAAAGAATGAGATTCGAAATCCCCTTGAATGAAAATTGACGATAGAGTAAGACAATATCCCAATATTGATCTATGCGTGGGCGGACATCCTCTCAACACGGTGGAGGTGGTTGAATCACGAGCACAACTATCTCAGTCTTGGCCATACAACTTCAACCAGGGCTCCGGAGCACCTTTGAGTACTGGTTATTCTTCTAAAGAGGTTGATATTGGCGAAGTAGAAGAGGACGCGGCTCAATTGTGGGGTGCTGTTCTGTCGAATGATGGCGACTGGGACCCAACTATTCAAGGCTCGAATGGCAAGCTCATGTATCCTCTGAGGTCCATTTGAACAGTACTGAACGGATCATTCACCATCGCTCAGATGATCATGAAACGAATCTATGGAGTAGTATGAACTCCTACATCATCTATCGCCGCCCGTGGTTACTTGTCTGACTACTGTTATCTCCACGACATTGAAGATCAGAAGATAGTAGCCTCCATGGGCGCAACACTAATACTAGCTGCCAAACATAATAGAAGGCCTATTGATTACCGTATTTTCGTATGGTAAGGGCGGGAAGGAATCCAGATGCAGCAAGCCGTATCCCATGGATGAGTCTTAGACAAACTCCTTACCCTCAGCTGCAACCCAGGAGGGACGAAAGCCCTCATGTGCAGCATCTTTGACGAACCTGATCTTGAGTACAGCATATGTGGCATCTGTTTACAAGGTTCCTTTGTATTCTTGAACCAATTGAATAATGGAAGTGCCATTTTACGAACCCTCGTCAGACGCGATCGGACATTGGTGCCCTTTGGGTCGGTGCCTTTAAGACAGGTGCACATTCCAAAGGCTTGGAAAGGTGCTCAAGCCTCTTGGTGAGATCTACACCTCAGCGCGGCAGCCTTGACAGACCCATCTATGTCTTTCATTAAAGAACCAatttcagcctcttcaggCCTGGAAGGTCAAGTTCCTCATGCAGGCGAATGCCGGTTACTATGCCTGAGCCACGGAAGTTCCTCCACAAGCTATCCCAATGTTGCCTTTCAATGATCTGGATTCACAAGGCTGACTGATACTAACATGGGTGTCTGTGAGCATGTACTTTGTGGAGAAGAATCACCGTCTTGTGTATCTCGTCTTTGCAGGGGCTGCATGGATATCTAGGAACCAAGCAACGAGGAACTAACGCTCGCAAACTGTGACCTCGTTCCGCTTGAAGTGAAGCCCAACAACTGAGCGTGGTGGGATTGCTGATATTGGTTCGGAGGATGAAGACTCAGAGATAGTAAAATGGAACATATGCATATGGGTACGGGGAGCAAGGAAATATTAGACTGATATGAGATATCAAAATGAACCTAGCAGAAAGTATCCTGAATGTATCCCAAAtcacctaagtctttttatcatttaggatcaagaccctgagttttctttcctcccctaggatAGATTCCGTGTCGCTGAAAGGGAACCTCGAGAGCATGCTTGGACAGATAATTTTGAGGAtggcgacgacgatgacgttTCCAACAAGCTATGCTGGCTCTACGACAGGGATGACAGGTGTTGATAGACGTTTGCTGAGGGCATCAGCTCAAATATCAAACTCAATATGAGCAGACGTAGGAttcaaacaaaacaaactCCAGTGATACACGGCGCATATAGTGACGCAATTTCCGAGATATCCGCATCCAAGGCAAATAGTATCACAGTCTCAAGTTCCCGTAATTCGAACAATATCGAGCCGCGTCAAGAGCAGAAATCATGTTGATATTGATTACGAAGGATCATGAACCCCCATCCCGTTTCATgaaacagaaacaagccGATCCAGGGAAATAGCAAACAGGATGAGTAGCTGCAGCTAcgtaaattaaaaaggcgGCGATCCGGCCGTGCAGTATCATAGCGACATCTAACGAGTGGCTCTCGCAAGGTAAACGGGCATCCAAGCGTGGTGAGTAGCGCTGATGCATTGATGCAATCCTGGGCTCGAATCACTTTATATGAAAAagtcatctcatcaccaaccgAAGTGCATCCATCCGCGTAAGTGTGTGTGCCGTTATGAGCCTCAGAGGATTTGCAGCCCAAGAAAGTTAGTTATAATCCCTGTTGACGGAAACACACTGGCCATGCTACTAAAATAACACTCTTTTGATACAAACACTCGGAACATGCCTATTACTACACCATGTCCcccggggggggggggctgTGTTTGTTTGGAGGGCAAAGGGAAAAGGGTGAGGCGCAATTGCAGCATCTTCAGGAAGAGATTATGCTTGTTTTGAGTGTAGACGAAAGAGCGCTATTCGTGTGAAAACAGAGGCAAAGTGCATGAACTCGAGACCTCTTTTCGGGTCGTGGAGCCGTTTCTGAAACAAGGACGAGGCAAGGTTGGGGAGTCATGAAACTTGGGTTTGATTCATCTACAGTAAGAGACGAAGCGCTTGGACCAGGGTCTctctcagcatcaccaaTCTCTTGATCTGTCATCCAAGGCTTTGGTCTCTAAAGAGGAAATAGTTGCGGACGGTCTCTCCGATCTGTTACTTGGCATTGTTTTGTGTGAGAAGAGAAGTTGAAAGAGGCTGAGTATCGTGTAAGTGGTTCAGGTTGAGATCGTCAAAACAACGATGCAACTGAACCGAGATCCGGAAGTAATAGTATCGATAACTCTCATGATCTATGGACTAGTACAATGTTTACTCGTATTTCTGATATTCCCGTCATATGGAAAAGCAAACGATAAACCCTTGTCTCCCCCATGTCTCTCGGAGTCTGGTGCGACGTTATAACCCCGCCCCCTTGCAACCTTCACTTTATGCATATTCCCATGCCTCGCATCCCTGCATACGATCCTTTCTAGCGTTGACAATTATTCCGTtaacctcacctcacctcacctggATCTCATCACATTGTCACATCACAAACAACCGAATCTGTTTGAACGGCAAATTAAATTACTAGGAGGATCGGCACTGGACCGAATAAACAACTTCAAACTTAGCTCTTCTCTATATTCACCATGGCCTGTCTCATCCATATTGTTTACCAGCAAGTGCTGGCCCGTCCTATTTTTGGATCTTGGATCTGGCGGGAATAGTTTCACCGTTCTACAGTCGGCTGTATACCAACAGACGGTGAACGCCTGTTGATTCCAAGAGTACCGAGGCAACCGAATGGAACCATCATCAAGTCCCCATCATGGGAGAACTAGTTGGCTTGGCTACCATTGGCTCCCGGATAATTCATCATGAACAGATGGACGGTGACAGGGGCCGGTCAATCCCTCCACTATCTGCTGAGGTCGCGAACCTTGCATCTGGGGCCCATGCTATTCTGCCTCTATCATCCAGTCCACAAGGCAACTCGTCCTAGGCCCTCGAGCCTAATATGGTAATGTCTGTCCATGCTCAGCTTATCCACTTGCTTCCAAACCACGTCTCGTCTATACTGATCCTAGAATCTCGCTGAATCAAGGCACATGACGGGGCGCCTACATAACCATCACGTCTCATGTTGAGACCACTTTAATTAAGTCCCGATCGATGTCAAGGATGTCCCGTTTGCTCAGCCACCCGTCAGAGTTTGACGCTGAGTGTGGACGTTGATACTAGGTATACTGCCAGGCGAGATGCCTTCTTAAAGACGAAGCTGTCGCTGCTTCTTTGGAGTCCAATTCTTCTCCATACTCAACTCTCATTCATTCTCATTCCGTTTTGTTCCCAGGTTTGGGCTTCTTTTCTCAGTCGTTCCCTTTGACAGGTGCTTTGGCCGCCTTTTTCCAAGTTAACAACAACTTTGCTCTTTGATAGAGTATTTACACTCATTGCCAAATCAACAAAACACGAAACCAATCTACGCCTTTCCGATTTACTTCCTTCACCATGTTCATGCGCAACGTTCTTATCGCGGCTGTCAGCCTACAGGCTCTCGTGGAGGGTGTCATTGCCCAGGAGAAGGTCACACTCACCAGGACCGTTACTCGCcagaagcccaagacttcTGCTGGCAACCCTTATGAGGTTCCTGATGTTCCTGAGGTGACCGTTGTTCCCACCTCTTATATCACTGACGGAACTACCATCTTCGTCGACGAGACTGTCACAATTCCTTGCTCTCGATGCACAGCTTCCACTGCTGGTGATGCCGACGCCGAGGTCACTTCTGAGGTTATCACTACTGTCATCACCAGTGATGCTGGCAGTGTTTCTGACCAGACTGCTGAAGTGACTGTCATTCCTACTTCTTACATCACTGACGGCACCACTATCTTCGTTGATGAGACCGTCACCATCCCTTGCTCTAAGTGCACTGCTTCTTCTACCGCCGACGCTGGTGCTGAGGGTACTTCCGAGGCTGCTTCTGAGACTGTCTCCGAGTCCGAGGCTCTCTCCACCGCTGATGCTACTACTTCTGGCGATGCCGCAGCTGCTGGTACTTCCGAGGCTGTCTCTGAGGTTTCCAGCGAGACCGTTTCCGAGGCTGCCACTACTGAGGCCGAGACTCTTTCCACTGCCGAGGCCACTGACTCTGGTTCCATCACTGAACAGACTGCTGATGTGACCACTGTTGTCCCTACCTCTTTCATCACCCGTGGTACTACCCGCTACGTCAAccagaccatcaccatccctTGCACCAAGTGTGCTGGCGGTAAGACCAAGACTGTTGCAACTGGAGTTGTTGGCGAGACCACCCTCGACACctctgctgctcttgagacTACCGGAGCTACCCAGGACGCCGCTGAGACCTCTGCCGAGACCTCCGCCCCCGTTGAAGAGGAGACAACTGATGTCGACAACGCTACTCAGACTGCCAACACTGCCACTAATGAGGCTGGCGCCAgcactgagactgagactccTATTCCTACCACCATCATCCTCACCACTGGTAAGGGACAGAGCACTGTTTCCACTCAGCCTGGACCTTTCGCCAACACCACTGTTGCCGCTGGCGCCGAGACCACTGGTTCTGATGAACTCCCCGGCGCTGTTTCTTCTGAGGCTGCTACCAGCAGCGCTGTTGTCAGCAAGGTCAACAAGCCCGTCATCGTTGTCATCCGTGAGGTTACCATCTTCCACCGCACCGTCGTTATTGGTGCCGCCTGCCCTCCCGTCAAGCGTGGCAACAAGGGTGACTTCGTTGTCGGTACCGGTTCTGACGAGAAGACATTCCCTGAGCTCGGCGAGGCTCTCACTGATGCTTGTGACAAGCAGTTCAAGGACTGCTCTGAGAACGCTGGAAAGAACTTCGAGGTCTCTGATTGCCAGAAGCAGCGTGAGATTTGCCGTGCCGATGCTTCCTCCACTGCCAAGGCCCCTACTCCCATCACCAAGGAGTCCACTGAGACCGCTTCCGTCATTCTCCCCTCTGACGCCGAGGTTACTGGCAAGACCAAGcctggtgttggtggccATGTTGTCATCTCTACCCGAACTCTCACTGTCTCCGAGTCTTGTGCTATCTCCGATGGTACCCCTGTCATCGAGGGCCCTACATCCACTGGCGCTGTCAAGACCACCGAGACTGCCGCCGCTGAGACTACCTCCGATGCCGATGCCGCTGGCTCTACCGCTCTCGGTGCCGAGACCTCTGAGGCTGTTACCGAGACTGCCCCCGGTGCTGTTGAGAGCTCTGAGGCTGTCACCGTTGTCACCATGACCAAGCCCGACGGAGAGATTAGCACCATTGCTATCACTCTCACCAACGGTGTCCCCACTGGCACTGGTGTCGTCCCTCCTGAGACCCAGGTCGACTCCTCTGCTGAGGCTGCCCCTACctctgaggctgctgagaccactgctgctgctgagactTCTGGTGACTCCGAGGCCGTTGGTTCTACTGCCCTTGGCGCTGAGACCTCCGAGGCTGACGAGACTGTCACTGCTACTTCCACTGGTGTAGTTATCATCACCATGACCAAGTCTGACGGCGAGATCAGCACTACTGCTATCACTGTCTCCAACGGTGTCCCTACCGGCACCGGTGTCGTCACCGTTCCTGGCGAGGGTGAGAAGACCACCGTTGTCGTTCCTCCTGCTGAGACTTCCATTGTTCCTCCCGCTGAGACTTCCGAGGGCGCCATTGGCCAGGAGACTACCGGCCCTGCTGCCGGTGAGActgtcatcaccaagactgTTACCAACCAAGTCACTTCCTACGTCACCGTCGGTGTCAACACCATGACCGTTGGCGTCGAGACTGTCACCCTCACCAACCAGGTCACTGAGACCGTCACCGTCCCCTGTGGTGCCGGCAAGGAGACCGCCAAGGTCATCACTTCCGTTGTCACAGCCTGCCCTGCCTCTACCACTCTGGCCACTACCCGTGCCCCTGAGCCCGAGACAGTTTACGTGACCGCGACCGTCGAGGCCGCCCGTCTTCACAGCGACGTGCCTGCTCCTGAGCGATTCCGCCGCATGCTCGGCTTCTGGTAAACAAGCGCAGCTTGGCCACGggtttcctttttcttttttttttccgaTTCAACTTCAGACAATTTTGGGATAAAAACAACACACAAGGGTTTTAGAGTGTAGGATATTTTGGGGGAGGAGTTCTTTTCAAAGGGTGGCGGCTGTCATCCTCCTACGGTCACACTTCCGTCTGTGACTGGATATTCTGTGATTAGGGGAGGATGATGGTACGCAGAGGAATGAGAAATATTGAGATTTGGAGTTTAACTTTTTGTCCCTTTTGTTATCTTCATGTGGTTATGATTTTG is from Fusarium musae strain F31 chromosome 4, whole genome shotgun sequence and encodes:
- a CDS encoding hypothetical protein (EggNog:ENOG41), producing MFMRNVLIAAVSLQALVEGVIAQEKVTLTRTVTRQKPKTSAGNPYEVPDVPEVTVVPTSYITDGTTIFVDETVTIPCSRCTASTAGDADAEVTSEVITTVITSDAGSVSDQTAEVTVIPTSYITDGTTIFVDETVTIPCSKCTASSTADAGAEGTSEAASETVSESEALSTADATTSGDAAAAGTSEAVSEVSSETVSEAATTEAETLSTAEATDSGSITEQTADVTTVVPTSFITRGTTRYVNQTITIPCTKCAGGKTKTVATGVVGETTLDTSAALETTGATQDAAETSAETSAPVEEETTDVDNATQTANTATNEAGASTETETPIPTTIILTTGKGQSTVSTQPGPFANTTVAAGAETTGSDELPGAVSSEAATSSAVVSKVNKPVIVVIREVTIFHRTVVIGAACPPVKRGNKGDFVVGTGSDEKTFPELGEALTDACDKQFKDCSENAGKNFEVSDCQKQREICRADASSTAKAPTPITKESTETASVILPSDAEVTGKTKPGVGGHVVISTRTLTVSESCAISDGTPVIEGPTSTGAVKTTETAAAETTSDADAAGSTALGAETSEAVTETAPGAVESSEAVTVVTMTKPDGEISTIAITLTNGVPTGTGVVPPETQVDSSAEAAPTSEAAETTAAAETSGDSEAVGSTALGAETSEADETVTATSTGVVIITMTKSDGEISTTAITVSNGVPTGTGVVTVPGEGEKTTVVVPPAETSIVPPAETSEGAIGQETTGPAAGETVITKTVTNQVTSYVTVGVNTMTVGVETVTLTNQVTETVTVPCGAGKETAKVITSVVTACPASTTLATTRAPEPETVYVTATVEAARLHSDVPAPERFRRMLGFW